CGTGTTCTTTCGTTGAGAGTTTTCATTTCACTCTACAAGTTTCcctatgtaagtaaataagagTTGAGTTTAGGTATGTTTTGCCACAAAAGAGAATGTCGCGGGTTCGAGCTTACAGGTTTCCTAAAGCAtgagaatatattttattgtttatcataagttcacgactacgaTAGTCGTCCTAGTACTATTCCCAATAagggtagtcggaggtacattcACCTCATGATGAACtacctacccacacctcaacgagctttttgttagaccgacggcgacgtgataggtggtgagttgtATCGCCGTTTATCATGGTTAAGCCAACTGTGTCAATGCAAGATGTTTACCAAAAAGAATTTCTTATTTGCAACGCTGATTTCTTTTGACAGAGTGGCCGTTTGtcaaatttttatttcttatgtcAGTTTTGTATGTTTCTTAAACATTTCTCACaattttatattgtaaatatacagtattttatattatattgtgtttAAAATGTTATTAACAAAGGATTTATTAATTCGCACTCCTAAACATATTGTACCATTCATGAAAAGTAAGTTACAAACGAATATTCCTCCGTGATGACAcgaaaacttactttttcataTTATCAAAACCGTTTGGGcttgtataatatgtatattttaaaattatccaaTTTTTACCTTACTTACATCGGTCACGCCTCGACATAACATATAAATGGGATATTATAGTATACTCCAGTAGATGTTTTAACCGCCAATTCAAGATAAAATGGTTGTTATAAGTTTAAAGCATTAGTATCTAAGTCGATTAAGTACAATTGAGCagacaatatttgttttttggatTGTTCATAtgccgtatatttttttttattaaataaaattttgttccTTTTCAGTAGTACCAACCTCAAACTATAAACAAACTTCGGTGCGTTGTGCCAGTGAATCTACTGTGTGTGAAGAACGTTGTGAGTTCATACGTTCATACAAATTGTCCTTGctctttataataatactacttactcATAGTATTGTTAAATAGAGTATAAGGATATTAAAGGGTTCCTACCTAACTACAAACGTTAATCGTTGTGGTACACTCTGATAATAGGTAGatattctctttctttctttgctgAACCAACACGCCTCTAGGTACCCGGAAAACCATtatatatttcatttctttaCATATGTTTTCAATAAGAGATAGTctcaataaaatgtattgatTGTTTTAATAAGTGTTAAATCTAAAAGTTCCCCATGTCTATCATGGGTGGAATTTGTCTTTGGTAATGTTGGATTGTCGAGAGTACTTCATTTTCCctatagtaggtactttgttTAATTTTGATATTGCCAGCAGTTACCTTTGTAGATGCTTCAAAGGAACCTGACAAACCAGAAGTGATGACCGAAGTACCTGGCCCGAAGACACAGTGTCTGTTAGCAGAGCTTAACCAAATGCAGGTACTTATGTTCACGTACGGCCACGAGTActcatatgtatacactttgaaaccatgtcacattacctttttattaacaaattaaaccgtaagtctcataaaatgacaaatatgatagtgcgacagggttttaaagtgggtacatgatattgctcatgactgtacacgtgcAGTTTCATTAAAGATTTGTACTACGCCATGATCTAAAGTAGTATTAAATAAACCTTTTATCCAAATAAAAGACGACTGGGCCTATGCTATACCGGGagctaataaaaaacaatagaaatgGTTCATCTGCTCACCTTCCCGACCATGACAAATATCAATGGAAGTGTTAAGtatgtcctttctaacacgatggatcttaggactttgtatcaaaattgATTGCCAGcggttttctgtattttgtattatactattagttttatattatgttttctctatcgtgtcccactgctgagcaaaggcctacCTTCTCCTCTTGCACAGCATCTTCCTTATCCAGGCAGATAAGGATCGATGGCAAAATCAGTCCTTTTCAATAGCAGCCAAATCATCTATCCACCTTCTTTTGCAGACACGTCTGCTACGACGTCCATTTGTAGGCATCCAATCAATgtagaatttataatattatttcgtCATTTATATTGTAGCAAGCGGGTGCTGTGCAGTTATTCGCCGATTACAATAACAGTTATGGAAATTATTTGGCCGATGTCGATGGCAACCGGTTCTTGGACGTGTTCACACAAATATCCTCTGTACCTCTAGGCTATAACCATCCAAATTTATTGAATGCATTCAAGAGTGAACATGCTCTGGTAAGTAAATGACGTAATGATAATAAAGAATTGCTTGTTTGGAAAATGGAGGAgcaaaattgattttattacaaataggaGTAGGTTAGCGTTTGTTAACAGTCTCAACTAATGACCCCTACCTATTAAGtactatcacaaaaatcactttgtgatccctagtttggttaggacattacaggcggatcacctaattgtccaaaagaaagataatccgtgcttcggaaggcacgttaagccgttggtcccgattattacttactgatgtaagtatgtagtcgttacatgagtcatgtcaggggcctatggcggctcaataataaccctgacaccagggttgatggggttggtaatccacctcacaacccacactatagaagaagattaagtaCTAAAATGATATCAAACTATGTGGTCCACTGGCTCGAACGTTTGGCTCACAACTTGACGACATGTCTGGATTGTCCGAACCTAAGATTTTTGGCTAAGCCGTTATCCTAGTTACTAGTTAGGTACAAGCCTCTGGTGGATCAGTAATAACCATAACACCAGAAGAAGAAAAGATAATCCTAGAAACAAAAGTTAGAAGACCAAATTTTAACAATAGTCTTTGGTCTAGAACTAGGTGCGACGTAGTTCTAGATATGTAGCCTTGAATACGCTTTTCATGTTATGTAAATGATAATCCATATATTTCAGAGATCCATGATCAATCGGCCAGCCCTTGGCGTTTTTCCAGGATCTGATTGGCCTTGTCGCATGCGTGAGGTGCTGTTATCAATCGCTCCTCGAGGTTTGGACCATGTTCATACAATGATGTGTGGCGCATGCGCGAACGAATATGCCTACAAATCAGCCTTCATCTGGTATCGTACTCAACAACGTGGAACGACTAACTTCACACAAGAAGAAATGAATACTTCCTTAATGAACGAACCGCCTGGCTGTCCGAATGTCTCTATTTTGTCTTTTAtggtaaaatatttgattttctaGAGTTTTTAGAGTTCAAATTCATaagcctttttttgacgtgacttattgtagatttgccgcagatggcattaactatttggccggacaaatagggagcgctgagggctctcacccggtacaaaatttaagaaggcctgagggtgcccatttgggcgcgaacctcggctcagggcgtcgtctgagaggaagaatatttgaaagaattaatcgacctcgtgggtcaatagcgataagcgctgaatgagagaaatcatcgaccacgccggcggagtcgatgtcggggttctgaagtgtttagtgttgcgagctgattggccgcctctatggctagagtaatcgcgtcgtcgggatcgtatattacgatcATAATTAATCCGTCCGTTGGTGAAATCAGTTACCATATATCAAAGGAATACTCGGGTTGAAGTGGCAGATCACATTTCCACTAAATAGATTTTACAAAATCTTCAAAGCAGCTGGGTAAATGAATTTGAGTGGCCCTACCTTGTACAGCAGGTAGAATAATGAACtgcattattaaaatataacgatatattttatttatttttcatgaaaaatgCGTACCAACTTTGATGTTTCATAATATTTGTAGGTATATTGATTAGGCAGATATTGGAAAGTACCAGGCCCATTGATTGAAATAATTTTCTAGTTTATATTGCAGGGTAGTTTTCATGGGCGTACCACCGGAGCTCTTTCAGCAACCAGGTCGAAACCCCTCCACAGACTGGACTTCCCGTTATTGAAATGGCCAGTTGCTTCATTCCCGCAATATAAATATCCTCTTGCTTTAAACGTCCGGCATAATGGAGTACAAGATGTCAAgtatttaactatttattatttcctgCATTTTTAATATCTGTTCATTTGGTTTTGGTTTTCAAGAGAAATTTATTTGATTCACGGAAAGGAGAGATGAGGCTTAAGGTGGATCAGGTTTACATCGAAATCATTTTCTGATTTTGAGATGTCGTATTTTCTATTTTGTGCAGGGGGTttagaaaggccacatcaaattaattaatcaaaaagcaatattgctatttgacatttgtatgcattgcgcacttacttttatatgcgcaaatgtaggTAATCAGTTCAATAATTGTTGGTGAATTCGtacaaataatacaatacaaatatacattattgcacacaacatacaaaacaagtcaACCCTTTTGTatgataagtatattattttagcTGTCTTCAAGAAGTGCAGAATCTCATAGACATATACAAGGATTGCTATCCCGTGGCCGCTGTAGTTGTTGAACCGATACAGGCCGAAGGTGGAGACAGGGAAGCTTCACCACAATTCTTCCAGAATCTTCAGACAATATGCAAAAAGGTAAGTGAGTAAATAGTGcgcaatattattttgttattttcaatcaatcaataattctttattgtacaaaacatatacatacgaataaaataagcacaataggcgcccgctaaacaacaatttctcctttttttccttttgccttggcttacctttTTTTTTCCTACTTTTTTGCCCGTACCATGCATAAATGCAAATTATTGTACAATAGAACACCCCGTGAAGAAATACAAAAGAAGATTCAATTTTTTGACGTTAAAATGCACTGCACACTTTCTGCATTGAAGGTAACTATGTGTACgtaacaaataacaaatcaCGAAGAGACATCTTGAGCTACTTTTTGTATTAAGATACTAATGAGCACCATAATCCGCCCCTCCCACTttccccccggttgattgaggggaggcctgtgcccagcagtgggacgtgtataggctatttatgtttgagCACCATCCATAGTATCATCACTAACTTTCTGTATAGCTGTGCATGAAACTAAGTGATAAGTCGTTTTCTGCACTGACCATGAATGGAAAACATAAGTcactgaatatttttttatttaaaaattattaatttttcaaaattatcatgatgatgatgattatttttcAGAATGGAATCATCTTTATCATGGATGAGGTACAAACTGGCGGCGGGCCAACGGGAAAAATGTGGTGTCATGAGCACTTTGGTCTTCATTCGTCGCCCGATATTGTGATATTCAGCAAAAAAATGCAGACTGGTGGATTCTTCTTCACGGAAGCTTTAAAGtatttactttacttatatTTGTTACTTTTGTAACTCCGATTTTGTTTAATCTTAATTATCATCTGGCTGAATACTTTACGCTTTCAAAGCGGTATCAGCATTCTTTATGTTTTCAAAATGATTAAAATTGGTGGTGACTAGTCCCGGAGCTTGCAGGGTAACCTTTCCTTCAGCACGATGCACCCTTCGTCGTCGTAAAGGCATATAAGTTCCGTTTTCCTTTCTAGGCCCGCCCAACCCTATAGAATTTTTAACACATGGATGGGCGACCCCGGGAAGCTAATACTATTAGAAAAGATTATTGAAACTataaacaaagaaaatttattgGATGTGGTAAAAAAATCTGGAGAGATCCTTATGAACGGCCTTCTCAAGATGGAGAAAGACATGTCGGGTCTTATAAATAGCGTGCGTGGTCGTGGTACATTCATAGCGTACGATTGTAAAGACGGAGAGACCAGAGATAGACTCAACAGGATATTAAAGGAAAAGGGTATGTATATATTTCTGTATAATACATTGATATAATAAGTTTAAGTTAGAAAGATACAACTTCGAGAGATGCCGTAGATATTATACTTAGCACAATTTTCTTTCGTGACAAAACACGCAGAGCTTTGAGGaggtttgattttgtttttgttttaaataagtattacaaatagaaacaatgcaatttaaaataaaaaacagggTTAGAATATCTTACCAATAGCAGGAACGAATAGCGATATTTTGAATACGTTTTATGCGGAAGAAAAGTTTGTGGTGTAGGCACGAAACAACGAAACCATGCGAAACCATAGGTACACGAGATGTTTTAAAGTCATGTTTTGATGTCTTTACTTTCTTCCTAAGGTGtgataagtggaccctgtggtGATAAGTCCATCCGACTCCGGCCGGCGTTGACGTTTCAACCCAAACATGCAGAAATATATCTGGATATTCTAAGAAAGAGTTTAAAAGAACTTTAAATAATGACTTATTGGAATAAGTGCAGTTATATATTTTCATGCAATTCCATTGAAGCTATTGATTGATATTGACTCTCTAACTCATCAAATAATCGATTTAAAATTCAGAGCAAGTTATTATCGTTTCGGAAAccgaaagtaagtaagtatttaaaatgtcAGCTCGAACaacctactaataataataataatacacttctcatcaaaaaaatcgaaacaccttgcaagtttacgttttgtcaggattatcagaaaaatgtgtacatttaggaataaatgttaaatgtcgtttaatagtgagtaatatgagcttatcaaatcttaatgttaatgttctaaatttaaatgaatttttcataggtttcgtattttgttaaatgagtcatttttattccgtatggagtataaaggaaatggataaaacaacacacgtaaatgaaaaaaagctaaaaaacgtttatttaataacttgtattccctccccgagctctaattactgcttccatacggttcttcatcgatcggatgagagtcacgatcacatgctgtggtatattgtcccattcctcttggattgcatcttgcagctggctaagtgtttctggggcaggatctcttgctcgaattcgtctctttaattcatcccacagatgttcaatgggattcatgtccgggcttcttgctggccattccataatagagatatcgacttcgttaagataatctcgtacgacgcccgcggtgtgagccctagcattgtcgtgcatgaatatgaagccgttgccaataaaatgtgcatagggcatcacatgaggctcgagacactcttcgacgtaccgatgacagtttagtgcaggcagacgtggcccagacacgaaagcaagctctgtcttaccgtcggcgctcattcctccccaaaccgtccacgaaccgccaccatagctgaccttttcttcaatgcagcattgtgcatagcgttctccgtctcttctgtagaccttgttccttccgtcgttaccatacagcataattttacactcatcagaaaagagaactttgctccactgtaggtatgaccaatttaggtgctcacgtgcaaagttaaggcgcgctcttcgatggtctgcagttaatttcggcccatttgctggcttatgcggtaccagtccacgatccttcaaccttcttctaattgtagagtcacttacagccacccttcgtacaacacgaagccgctgctgcagttgaaaagcgttaaggcgtcgatttcttaaagaagttgttacaataaatcgatcatctcgctcagaagtgacccgattcctgccagatcctgaacggcgcgtgaacaaaccagtctcccgataacgtttatagactctatgaacagatgacaggcttagatgcagtcttgcagccacaacacccaagtagcaaccgattgtcttaaaagagaattgtagatatcttgaaggcaagtagactaaatcaaacccttgtcttggataagtcttataggtctcaaagatatccctcaagatatcttgaagacacagtttagtaaaagtgggcacatactttaactcttatacaagacagacttaagacaacgctaagtcagacttaaaccctactttagacaatgttcttgcgtattctaaacttagaattcttgtagtatcacttaataccaagaatgtatacttgaagatatctacaatacttagtttagactataggattgaattgcactgagtcaattgtaacttaacgaagtaaaacttcaggtcatactaaaacgatttttacttcacgcgtctttattttagaatataatggcgaacatttacattaacacaagaaatgaagtctgtaagaaaatggcgtctaaaatatttgttaagttgttttaacaaaaggttattctgccgtttcacatacaggaaattataaacgcatgattgtttctcgtgtaaaatcgatagaaagtgttaaaaaacagaagggcctttaatatacccgaaaaataataatataatttggattgattattcagcaaataaaaaaaatggtgacatatagtatagagaaattcattttctattaatatgtgacagctgaacgtagtaattgttactacaacagaaatatatatcaatttacttcagtttttgacgataatattgtcaaaaaaatattagttttcttcctgtaagtgcaaaatggcgttaagtaatatttttctaaatgaagtaagactttagaaacaattgatttcgtaagaatcagtttagaaaagtaaagtcagtcagttgcacttcatcaagtactagttaagataaattttacttcaattgtctaggagtataccaacttaagacaaaaagtatttagtgaatttctacttaaaactcttatatctaaagtgatcctctattttgatttagtaaagtaatgtcgtaaaatcatgtttgtttattctgtgccagaatcatctatgtaacaagtaacaattaaaatcgaacaagcttaaaacctatggaaagtatgtttgtttgagaggtaagtttttcgactcgtggaagataaaaaaatattgttatgctgagttcttacttggataggaatgtgatttacttaattatttaatatttatcacaattggaactaacaaacataaactcaatttgctaatgagtctccgcgcatacattctcataggtacctacatggttcgctgacgcaaagtaggtacgatcaccgcgcttctaattgccaacggaaataATGTGatcattgtaaaaatttacgagtatccgttgaatattgtatatacgaagaacccttgcaatttgattaacgtcgtgtgtgtgcgcggtagtttctaatcccaccaaaaacattattgttaaaaaaggcggccaaattcccgatgtctttatcaagctaaaacaataaaggaatcgaatctaatgcccactttaaatgcatttaaccatacacaaaacttaaaatagatatgttttgtttatgattgtgaataaagcttagttaaaaataggtacattttaaaattattaagaaaagtatctagacacgcggtagcgtgtcaagccaagttcaagaaatagaactggcgagccgcaccgtgtgtaatatttttgaccccctcataaatcaaaaactatttcacataaacgtatcaaatttggctcatatattgagacttgtgagatacatataagtgttctaaatttcataagcttatcctaaaatcctcatttttaacattgactgactgactgactgacacaCATTCgacacattcgacaagtactttaagagtaggtaagcaagttggaacatgtgtttagcggtgataggttgtcagcttttcgcccacgatacaacacaactctcatccattttactggcatatttttttttttaacttaacgtgaatcttaaacgagtttaataggtattcaaatgttttatatctataaagtcgacttttagttttgaatttgtccttttaaaaggacccacgcgttacgaggatatgtacttacctataataagacagaccttaggctacaatatattatcttatgttataagaagatatgatatgttatactgttacttataaataaatttcaggactgaccattgaacttggcacccatttagatctcacttcttttgtcgttgaagtcaacaaccaaagcatttatcataatattgaacttggctctcatttcacatttatgtttttgattggatttatttgttattagactaataggtacctaattttatatttgaacttagcaggttttaatataaaactccatttttcatggtgtagtgttgccgtgcgcttagactaggttagactagcttagtcatttttgagaagatttgtgcgagacgtacctgggccgccacacgctggatcggatttgaaaaacaggaacttaagatttttttgccaaaaaaattgtgttataccaatcgatataaaaaaatgatggcaatgaagaagatatcgcatcgctaacaaaaacagtgggatgtgcattatcacaggttaattttctgtatttaatattctgccttcgaaaaccaccagatccttttattatttggacgtcatccatctttctgc
This portion of the Pectinophora gossypiella chromosome 1, ilPecGoss1.1, whole genome shotgun sequence genome encodes:
- the LOC126367187 gene encoding 4-aminobutyrate aminotransferase, mitochondrial-like; translation: MRDRAARVAGRGRTAKMTGADSVSEIEPCMRCKRRPRHPFPLDAALTFVDASKEPDKPEVMTEVPGPKTQCLLAELNQMQQAGAVQLFADYNNSYGNYLADVDGNRFLDVFTQISSVPLGYNHPNLLNAFKSEHALRSMINRPALGVFPGSDWPCRMREVLLSIAPRGLDHVHTMMCGACANEYAYKSAFIWYRTQQRGTTNFTQEEMNTSLMNEPPGCPNVSILSFMGSFHGRTTGALSATRSKPLHRLDFPLLKWPVASFPQYKYPLALNVRHNGVQDVNCLQEVQNLIDIYKDCYPVAAVVVEPIQAEGGDREASPQFFQNLQTICKKNGIIFIMDEVQTGGGPTGKMWCHEHFGLHSSPDIVIFSKKMQTGGFFFTEALKPAQPYRIFNTWMGDPGKLILLEKIIETINKENLLDVVKKSGEILMNGLLKMEKDMSGLINSVRGRGTFIAYDCKDGETRDRLNRILKEKGVISGPCGDKSIRLRPALTFQPKHAEIYLDILRKSLKEL